One stretch of Methanobacterium veterum DNA includes these proteins:
- a CDS encoding methanogen output domain 1-containing protein, with product MEAKVLIVEDERILAIGMKRKLESAGYAVTGIVSSGKEAIENAKKTNPNLVLMDIVLKGPMDGIEAAQQIINLYNIPVIYLTAYADDEILERAMITEPYGYLLKPFNLSELKANIKMALYKHKAESKRKELMKNRIMEDYYQFMIHGMDKSKYYSEIDIRNTLLKTFEKSFEEKMKPEFEKKLKNKGLNISDEDIIPLFETYLSWLSELFTSFGIKNKIRSEDDSWYLEFFNCSWSEYSIKNPIFCINCYAIVNCSFKWINIRGDVCRMSSIAGNSPKCSFKFYSTH from the coding sequence ATGGAAGCCAAGGTATTAATTGTGGAAGATGAGAGAATTCTGGCTATTGGAATGAAGCGTAAACTGGAAAGTGCAGGGTATGCAGTAACTGGAATTGTTTCTTCAGGAAAAGAAGCAATTGAAAATGCTAAAAAAACTAATCCTAATTTAGTTTTAATGGATATAGTTTTAAAAGGGCCTATGGATGGTATTGAAGCTGCTCAGCAAATTATAAACCTTTACAATATTCCAGTTATTTATCTTACAGCCTATGCAGATGATGAAATTCTGGAACGTGCCATGATAACAGAACCTTATGGATATTTATTGAAACCTTTCAATTTAAGTGAATTAAAAGCCAACATTAAAATGGCCCTTTACAAACATAAAGCAGAGAGCAAAAGAAAAGAATTGATGAAAAATAGAATTATGGAAGATTATTATCAGTTTATGATTCATGGTATGGATAAATCCAAGTATTACAGTGAAATAGATATCAGGAATACACTTCTTAAAACATTTGAAAAAAGCTTTGAGGAGAAAATGAAACCTGAGTTCGAGAAGAAGTTAAAAAATAAAGGTCTAAATATATCTGATGAAGATATAATCCCACTCTTTGAAACTTACCTTTCATGGCTTTCAGAGCTCTTTACAAGCTTTGGTATTAAAAATAAGATAAGATCAGAAGATGATTCATGGTATTTAGAATTTTTCAACTGTTCGTGGAGTGAATATTCCATTAAAAATCCGATATTTTGTATTAACTGCTATGCAATAGTTAACTGCAGTTTTAAATGGATTAATATCAGGGGAGATGTCTGCAGAATGTCGAGCATAGCAGGTAATTCCCCAAAGTGTTCTTTTAAATTTTATTCTACTCATTAA
- a CDS encoding flippase, whose translation MGITKKIARNTFFLVIASIISYVAYFLALMYMARYLGPGEFGILSVAIAFTGLFGIFTDLGLGMLTVREVSKDNELAEKYIGNTTAMKSVFSIIAIIYVLISTVLMGYDPKTITVIVLITLAIVISSFFTTFFSVFQAYQQMEHQAIATGFDNIFMFAAVVIAISLSWDVVALAFIYLVRNVLVLAYMFIIYIRRYELPKIKFDLSFWKPTIKEALPFALSGIFLTLFIWIPSIILSAVVGKEAVGFYGAPNKLIYFFLSLYSVYMVAVFPVMSIYYKKSENSLKFIYERSLKYTLIICLPVTIFISLMALQIITAVYGGAYGPSALALQILVWTLTLVSVSGISANLLGSINRQLTVIKITTVGIVLNILLGLLLIHKFSFIGASVTTVVTDISVLLIMLYTLSKTNFVDRSLFRDLPKIILSNLAMVFAVYCLKDFNLIITAFCGFIIYLTALNFTKIFDENDLIIFKKMYGTGGK comes from the coding sequence ATGGGTATAACGAAAAAAATAGCCAGAAATACATTTTTTTTGGTTATAGCCAGTATTATAAGTTACGTGGCCTATTTTTTGGCTTTAATGTACATGGCAAGATATCTTGGACCTGGAGAATTTGGAATTTTATCCGTTGCAATTGCATTTACTGGATTATTTGGAATTTTCACAGATTTAGGACTTGGAATGTTAACAGTGCGAGAAGTATCAAAGGATAATGAATTAGCAGAGAAATATATTGGGAATACTACCGCTATGAAATCTGTTTTCTCAATTATTGCCATTATCTATGTTTTAATATCAACAGTTTTAATGGGTTATGATCCCAAAACAATAACTGTTATTGTTCTTATCACGCTTGCCATTGTGATAAGTTCTTTTTTTACAACTTTCTTTTCAGTTTTTCAAGCTTATCAGCAAATGGAGCACCAGGCAATTGCCACAGGTTTTGACAACATATTCATGTTTGCAGCAGTTGTTATTGCAATAAGCCTTTCATGGGATGTTGTTGCGCTTGCATTTATTTATCTAGTTAGAAATGTTCTTGTTCTGGCGTACATGTTTATCATTTATATAAGAAGGTATGAGCTGCCTAAAATAAAATTCGATCTTTCCTTCTGGAAACCGACCATAAAAGAAGCACTTCCATTTGCTTTATCTGGAATTTTCCTCACATTGTTTATATGGATACCTTCCATAATTCTTTCTGCAGTGGTGGGTAAAGAAGCAGTGGGGTTTTACGGCGCGCCTAATAAACTTATATATTTCTTTTTATCCCTTTATTCGGTTTATATGGTTGCTGTTTTCCCTGTCATGTCTATTTATTATAAAAAATCAGAAAATTCACTCAAATTTATTTATGAGCGTTCCCTCAAGTACACTCTAATCATATGTCTACCAGTAACCATTTTTATTTCTTTAATGGCTCTTCAAATTATAACTGCAGTATATGGAGGTGCATATGGTCCTTCTGCTTTAGCTCTTCAGATTTTGGTGTGGACACTTACCTTAGTTTCTGTAAGTGGGATATCTGCAAATCTTTTAGGATCAATCAACAGGCAGCTTACAGTAATTAAAATAACTACTGTTGGAATAGTCCTGAATATATTATTAGGGCTATTATTGATACATAAGTTTAGTTTCATCGGCGCATCTGTTACTACAGTAGTTACAGATATTTCAGTACTGCTCATTATGTTGTATACTCTTTCTAAAACAAATTTTGTGGATAGATCATTATTTAGAGATCTGCCAAAAATAATTTTATCCAATTTAGCAATGGTTTTTGCTGTATATTGTTTAAAAGATTTTAATTTAATTATAACAGCTTTTTGCGGATTTATTATTTATTTAACAGCCCTTAATTTCACTAAAATATTTGATGAGAATGATTTAATTATTTTTAAGAAAATGTACGGAACTGGAGGTAAATAA
- a CDS encoding CHASE4 domain-containing protein, with product MKLRGKTLVLMAVIILSLTVSFFIISELIFVGSSSESENSYTKLVLNNTLNSLNNSLESLNNSANDWSSWNDAYYYVNGDNPNFLNKTLVNDAFLKLNIDFILFANNDGKIIYAEAYNKTSQKEIKISSNMTQSLKNNGLMLDTSNNKSLSGIIIINGIPMIVVSNPVLKSNGEGPSHGTLIMGRFLNQDMLSSLSNSGLVSVQPVTDTDAPSDFLNAMSHLSNETPVYVTNLSHDSVAGYSVLKGVNGSSNLVLKVELPRFINNDYENAIFYLILSLIIMGFLAAMFITYYLDKNVLYRLDQIIESITGIGKKNDLSKRVPVLGNDELADLSTSVNNMLGSLQESNSNLEKSEERYRMIFENTGTAMVIIGEGMAINLVNDEFEKMTGFLKGEIENKKNLMNFVVKDHLDKIENHHSFNEFKDKNTLNSYEVQLKTKNGDIKDLFATFGFIPETKQALISFIDVTDRKKAEEELKRHAALLDISYGAIFSWSFEEGILSWNQGAERLYGYSRGEAAGKISHELLKTKHPQGWDDFMEKLDKYDMWTGELIHTTKNGEELIMESRQQLIQDSHGKNIVIETNRDITERKKSEDKIKASLKEKEVLLREIHHRVKNNLQIISTLLQLQADEITDHNTLENYRESENRIQSIALIHEKMYQSRDISNIDFTSYIKSLINDLMYSYDADSRNIKSVIDTGNFLFSIETVQPLGLIVNEIISNSLKYAFKDKNEGTILVKLQKMHSNNFKLTVSDNGMGFPENIDFRNTSSLGLQLVNELVKQLEGNIELNIDNGTEFVIVFKEPEYKKRV from the coding sequence ATGAAATTACGTGGAAAGACTCTGGTACTCATGGCAGTTATAATCCTGTCTTTAACTGTTAGTTTCTTTATAATTTCAGAGCTGATATTTGTAGGCAGTTCCTCTGAAAGTGAAAATAGTTATACCAAGCTGGTACTGAATAACACTCTTAATTCATTAAATAATAGTTTAGAATCGTTAAATAACAGTGCAAATGATTGGTCAAGCTGGAATGATGCTTATTACTATGTTAATGGCGATAATCCTAACTTTTTAAATAAAACACTTGTTAATGATGCGTTTTTAAAATTGAATATTGATTTTATATTATTTGCAAATAATGACGGTAAAATAATTTATGCAGAAGCATATAATAAAACAAGCCAGAAAGAGATAAAAATATCTTCCAATATGACTCAAAGTCTAAAAAATAATGGCTTAATGTTGGATACAAGTAATAATAAAAGTTTATCTGGGATTATAATTATTAATGGAATCCCTATGATCGTTGTTTCAAATCCTGTTTTAAAGAGCAATGGGGAAGGCCCATCACACGGAACTCTAATTATGGGAAGATTCTTAAATCAGGATATGTTGAGTAGTCTTTCTAACAGTGGGCTTGTTTCTGTTCAACCAGTTACTGATACAGATGCACCCTCTGATTTTTTGAATGCCATGTCACATTTATCAAATGAGACACCTGTTTATGTAACTAATTTAAGCCATGACTCCGTTGCAGGATACAGTGTTTTAAAAGGAGTTAATGGCAGCTCTAATCTTGTTTTAAAAGTTGAATTACCTCGTTTTATCAACAATGATTATGAAAACGCTATTTTTTATCTTATACTGTCTTTAATTATAATGGGATTTCTGGCAGCGATGTTTATCACTTATTACCTTGATAAGAATGTTCTGTACAGGCTGGATCAAATAATAGAAAGTATTACTGGAATAGGTAAAAAGAATGATTTATCTAAACGAGTACCTGTTTTAGGCAACGATGAACTGGCTGATTTATCGACTTCTGTAAATAATATGTTAGGATCTCTTCAGGAATCTAATTCTAATTTAGAAAAGAGCGAAGAAAGATACAGGATGATATTTGAAAATACAGGCACTGCAATGGTTATAATCGGGGAAGGCATGGCCATAAATCTTGTAAATGATGAATTTGAGAAAATGACTGGGTTTTTAAAGGGTGAAATTGAAAATAAAAAAAATCTAATGAATTTTGTTGTCAAAGATCATCTGGATAAAATTGAAAATCACCATAGCTTCAACGAATTTAAAGACAAAAACACACTTAATAGTTATGAAGTGCAGTTAAAAACTAAAAATGGAGATATTAAAGATTTATTTGCAACATTTGGGTTTATTCCTGAGACTAAACAGGCTTTAATATCGTTTATAGATGTTACTGATCGTAAAAAAGCAGAAGAAGAATTAAAAAGACATGCTGCGTTATTAGATATTTCATATGGGGCTATTTTTTCATGGAGTTTTGAAGAGGGCATATTATCGTGGAATCAGGGTGCTGAAAGGCTTTATGGATATAGTAGGGGAGAAGCTGCTGGTAAAATTAGCCATGAACTGCTTAAAACTAAGCATCCGCAAGGATGGGATGATTTCATGGAAAAATTGGATAAATATGATATGTGGACAGGGGAATTGATTCATACAACTAAAAACGGCGAAGAACTTATTATGGAAAGCAGGCAGCAGTTAATTCAAGATTCTCACGGCAAGAATATTGTTATTGAAACTAACCGTGATATTACAGAACGTAAAAAATCAGAAGATAAAATAAAGGCATCTCTAAAAGAAAAAGAAGTACTGCTTCGGGAAATACACCACAGAGTAAAAAACAACCTGCAGATAATTTCAACCCTTCTTCAACTTCAAGCTGATGAAATCACTGACCACAATACCCTTGAAAATTACAGGGAAAGTGAAAACCGTATCCAGTCTATAGCTTTAATTCATGAAAAAATGTACCAGTCAAGGGATATTTCCAATATTGATTTTACAAGTTACATAAAGAGCTTAATAAATGATCTTATGTATTCCTATGATGCCGATTCAAGAAATATTAAATCTGTAATTGATACAGGTAACTTTTTATTCAGTATTGAAACGGTACAACCTCTGGGTTTAATAGTCAATGAAATTATTTCAAACAGCTTAAAATATGCATTTAAAGATAAAAATGAGGGCACTATTCTAGTTAAACTTCAAAAAATGCATTCTAATAATTTTAAGCTTACTGTTAGTGATAATGGTATGGGATTTCCTGAAAATATTGACTTTAGAAATACCAGCTCATTAGGGCTTCAATTAGTAAATGAACTGGTAAAACAGCTTGAAGGGAATATAGAACTTAATATAGATAATGGAACTGAATTTGTAATTGTATTTAAAGAACCAGAATATAAAAAAAGGGTCTAG